ATCTGTTAATACAGTTAGTGGCATACCTACGGCTAGGCCGCCTACAGACTTATAATCTTTCCTTTTCTTGTTCTTATCTATTGTATAAACTATAACTTTTCCTTCAGGTACAAAATTAGAAGTTAGCTCTACACATTGATCTAAAAGACCACCTGGATTTCCTCTTATATCTAATACTAGACTTTTCATACCTTTGCCTTTTAATTCTGCTAATTTTTTATTGAAATTCTTAGCAGTATTTTCATCAAACATTGTAAGTTGAATGTAGCCAATATTTTTGTCTAACATTTCACCTTTAACTGTTATCAAATCTATTTTAGCACGTTTGACGCTAACTTCAAAAACGCCTTTATCTTTTCTATTAAGCGTTAACTTGACAGCTTCATTTTCCTTGCCTTTCATCATTGTAACAGCTTTTTCTAGTTCTTTTCCTGTGACAGCTATGTCATTAACCTTTTCAATAACATCTCCAGGAAGTATTCCTGCACTTTTAGCTGGTGATGGATCGAAAGGTGCAATTACAACTATATTGTCTTCTTTAACTCCTACTTGTAAGCCAAGTCCAGTATAAGCGCCTACTGCTGTAGCATTAAAATCTGCATACTCTTTTTTGTTCATAAAAACTGTATATGGATCCTCTAATGAATTAGTCATGCCCTTTATAGCACCCTCTACTAAAACATCATCACTGATTTTACCATCGTAGTACTCATATAATTTGTCTCTTACTAAAAATAGTTTTTGGAACTTTAATACTTGTTCATAATCTTCTCTTCCAATTATTACTTTTCCATTGGGAGTTCCTAAGGAAATTTTGTTTGAAACTACTAGGGTTATGGCGTTAGTAACCAGTACTATAACTATAATCCAAATAATTCGTTTTATTTTTTTAGGTTTGTGTGCTCCATCGTTATATTGCACAGTTTTAAACTTATTTTCATCGCCCATTTTATACACCTCTTTGTAATTCTCTATATATTATTTATGTAAATATAATAAATTTATAACACTAACAAGAAAATAAATATATTGTATTTACACAATTAAGAATTTTCTTATGGATATAATACTTCCCATGGCCCCAATAAATATTCCACCTAACATAAACTGCCATAGAGTCGTACTTAATATAAAATGAGGGTTTATTAAATTAACTCCTAATAATACATTTGTATACTTTATGAAAACGATTCTATAAGCGTAATATAGTACTCCTGTAGAAATAAGCGCTCCCGATATACCCAGTAGCATACCTTCAATAATAAATGGCCATCTTATAAACCAATCAGTTGCTCCAACAAATTTCATAATACCTATTTCTTTTTTTCTAGAATATAATGTAAGCTTAATTGTGTTTCCTATTAAGAACAGTGATACACTTATCAAAATTACAAATAGTGCCAGGCCTACAATCTTAAGTGTATTTGTTATTTTTATAATTTTGTCAACAATTTCACGAACATCCTTAATCTTCTCTATACCTTTTAATCCTTCAGCAGCCTTAACTACATTATTTACTATTTCAGGTTTTTCCACACTTACAACATATGCGTTTGGAAAAGGATTCTTTTTTTCAAAACCTTGTACTAAGGATTTACTATCTTCTCCAAATTGTTTCTTAACTTTTTCTAGTGCATCACTTTTATCTTCAAATTTAATTTCTGAAACTCCCTGCACATTGTTAAGGGCTTTTTCAATAGCTGATTTATCGCCTATTGTTAGATCATCCTTAAGATAAATTTTTACCTGCAGCTTAGAACCTAATTCTTCAACCCCTGCATTAACATTAAAAACAATTAGTAGGAATACGCCTAAAATAAATAGAGTAGCTGCCACTGTAGCAACTGAAGCCATACTAACAGTTCTATTTCTTTTTAAACTTCTCAAAGCATCTACAAAATAATATTTAATTGTACTAATCTTCATAACCGTATCTTCCCCTTTGCTCATCTCTAGCTAGAATACCTTTTTCTATAGCTATTACTCTCTTCTTCATAGAGTCTACAATATTCTTTGCATGTGTTGCCATAACTATTGTAGTACCAGCCTTATTAATATCATTTAAAATATCCATGATACCTATTGCTGTTTCAGGATCTAGATTTCCTGTTGGCTCATCTGCTATTAGCAATGTAGGATTATTTACTATAGCTCTAGCAAGAGAAACTCTTTGTTGCTCTCCACCTGAAATCTCATGAGGAAAAGCATTATGCTTTTTAGTTAATCCCACTAAATCTAAAACCAAAGGCACTCTTTTCTTAATATCCCTTGGTGAACATTCAGTAACTCTCAGTGCAAACGCCACATTTTCGTAAATATTCAAAGTATCAATTAATCTAAAATCCTGGAAAACTACTCCAATTTTCCTTCTAAAATAAGGTATCTGGTTTCTTTTTAATTTTGTTATATCAGTTTTGTCTAAAATCACACTACCAGTAGTTGGTTCTATCTCTTTTAAAAGTGTTTTAATAAAAGTAGATTTTCCTGCTCCACTTGGACCTACAAGGAATACAAATTCCCCTTTTTCAATAGTAATATCAACATTCGACAAGGCTATTACATTATTATCATAAATCTTAGTTACTTTCTTAAATTCTATCATTTTTCATTCTCCTTACCACGTTTCTGTAATTCATTTCAGTAAAATCCATAACAACATTATAGCATAAGGACTAGCCCTATAATAAATTTTATTATAAAATTTTCGTGAATATTACTCGAAATACGCTGATTTACTTTTCTAAAAATTCATAAATAATACCCATCTTTATAGTTTCCTATAAAATAAAAATTATGAGGTATTATTGCTATTAATAAATTTGAAATAATACTAAGTCAATTATTGTTGAATAAACTAACATAAATAGGGATACAAAAAATATTACACCAACTAAATTAAATTTTTCATAATACTGCATCCATTTTTCTTCATAATTTAGTGGTTCCAACATTTCGCTTTTTACAAAGCCTATACCTGAAATAGCTAGACCAAAACAAGATATTCTAATAGTTGTTCTATTTACTGAAGCGAGAACCCCTTGAAGATTTAAGGCACCTGAGGCTAACCCACTTATTACGCCAATTAAAGCTCCCAAAATTATAGGAACTAAAAATATCTTTAATGATAATATAAAACAATGTAATAAATCCTTTAAAATTTCTTTCATACTTATTCCACTCCCCATAGTTATTCTTGATGTATTATATCATAAAGCATCACAAAAAACATTATCTCGCAGAATAGTTAGAGGCCCTTATGTATTTATACATAAGGGCCTCTAAAATTATTTTAAGCTTAGGCCTTTTTTAAGTGCTTTAACTATTTCCTCTGCGGTTAATCCATAAGCTTTTAAAAGTTCATCTGGTTTACCGCTTTCACCAAAGGTATCTTTAATTCCAACTCTCATAACTGGTACTGGATGGTTTGAACAAACAACCTCTGCTACAGCAGAACCAAGTCCGCCTATAATGCTATGCTCTTCTGCAGTAACAATTAATCCGGTTTTTCTAGCTGCAGCAATAATTGCTTCTTCATCTATAGGTTTAATAGTATGTATATTTAACACTTTAACCTTTATCCCTTCCTCAGCTAAGATGTTATAAGCTTCTAGCGCAGCATCTACCATAATACCTGTAGCTATTATAGTTGCGTCCTTGCCTTCTCGAAGTGTTACAGCTTTTCCCAGTTCGAATTTGTAATCTGGTTTGTCATTTATTGTATGAACACCTGATCTTCCTAGTCTTACATAACAGGGTCCGTTATACTTTGTTATAGCTTCTATAGCTGCTTCTGTTTCAATGTTATCACTTGGGCTTATAACTACCATATTGGGAATACTTCTCATTAGCGCTATATCTTCTACAGCTTGATGAGATGCTCCATCTTCTCCTACAGTTATGCCTGCATGTGTTGCACAAATTTTAACATTTAATTTAGGATAACAAATAGAGTTTCTTATTTGTTCAAAAGCTCTTCCTGCTGCAAATATAGCAAAAGTACTTGCAAAAGGAATTTTCCCACAAGTAGCAAGTCCTGCTGCCACAGACATCATATTTCCTTCAGCAATACCCATATTTATAAATCTATCTTCCGCAACTTTTTTAAAATCTGCAGTTTTAGTGGATTTAGATAAATCTGCATCTAAAACAACTATATTTTCATTTTCTAGACCTAATTTAGCTAAGGCCTTACCATAAGCTTCTCTTGTTGCAATTTTACCCATTATACAGCGCCCCCAATCTCGTTTATTGCCATTTGGCATTGTTCTTTACTTGGAGCGGTACCATGCCAACTAGCTTCATTTTCCATGAAGGACACGCCTTTTCCCTTTATAGTTTCGCAAATTATAACTGTTGGTTTTCCTTTTGTTTTTTTAGCTTCTTCTATAGCATTTTTAATTTGGACAAAATCATGACCATCCACAGTGATAGTATTCCATCCAAAAGCTGCAAATTTAGCATCTACTGGATCAGATCCCATAACCTCAGAAACTTTGCCATCTATTTGAAGTCCATTATGGTCTACAAAAGCCGTTAGGTTATCAAGCTTATAATGTGCAGCTGACATAGTAGCTTCCCATACTTGACCCTCTGCAAGCTCTCCATCTCCAAGTAATGAATACACCCTATATCCTTTTTTATCAAGTTTTCCAGCTAGTGCCATACCTACTGCCGCTGAGATACCTTGTCCGAGTGAACCAGTAGACATATCTACTCCGGGTACAGTGTTCATATTTGGATGTCCTTGAAGCATTGACCCTAATTTTCTTAGTCCCAGAAGTTCATCCTTTTCAAAATACCCCTTTTCAGCAAGCACACTATATAATGCTGGTGCAGCGTGTCCCTTTGATAATACAAATCTATCTCTATCCGGATCATTTTTATTTTCTACGCTTACATTCATCTCATTAAAATATAATGTAGTTATAATTTCAACGCAGGATAATGATCCACCTGGGTGGCCAGAACGTGACTCTGTAATCATAGTTATTATATTTTTCCTAACTTCTCTAGCAATTGCTTTTAATCTTTCTACTGTTATTTCCATATGTATTCCTCCTAGTATTGCTTTTGGGTAAATAACATTATTAATAGTTATTTACCTTTATTCCTATTTATC
This DNA window, taken from Clostridium estertheticum, encodes the following:
- a CDS encoding transketolase family protein translates to MGKIATREAYGKALAKLGLENENIVVLDADLSKSTKTADFKKVAEDRFINMGIAEGNMMSVAAGLATCGKIPFASTFAIFAAGRAFEQIRNSICYPKLNVKICATHAGITVGEDGASHQAVEDIALMRSIPNMVVISPSDNIETEAAIEAITKYNGPCYVRLGRSGVHTINDKPDYKFELGKAVTLREGKDATIIATGIMVDAALEAYNILAEEGIKVKVLNIHTIKPIDEEAIIAAARKTGLIVTAEEHSIIGGLGSAVAEVVCSNHPVPVMRVGIKDTFGESGKPDELLKAYGLTAEEIVKALKKGLSLK
- the ftsX gene encoding permease-like cell division protein FtsX, which encodes MKISTIKYYFVDALRSLKRNRTVSMASVATVAATLFILGVFLLIVFNVNAGVEELGSKLQVKIYLKDDLTIGDKSAIEKALNNVQGVSEIKFEDKSDALEKVKKQFGEDSKSLVQGFEKKNPFPNAYVVSVEKPEIVNNVVKAAEGLKGIEKIKDVREIVDKIIKITNTLKIVGLALFVILISVSLFLIGNTIKLTLYSRKKEIGIMKFVGATDWFIRWPFIIEGMLLGISGALISTGVLYYAYRIVFIKYTNVLLGVNLINPHFILSTTLWQFMLGGIFIGAMGSIISIRKFLIV
- a CDS encoding S41 family peptidase, encoding MGDENKFKTVQYNDGAHKPKKIKRIIWIIVIVLVTNAITLVVSNKISLGTPNGKVIIGREDYEQVLKFQKLFLVRDKLYEYYDGKISDDVLVEGAIKGMTNSLEDPYTVFMNKKEYADFNATAVGAYTGLGLQVGVKEDNIVVIAPFDPSPAKSAGILPGDVIEKVNDIAVTGKELEKAVTMMKGKENEAVKLTLNRKDKGVFEVSVKRAKIDLITVKGEMLDKNIGYIQLTMFDENTAKNFNKKLAELKGKGMKSLVLDIRGNPGGLLDQCVELTSNFVPEGKVIVYTIDKNKKRKDYKSVGGLAVGMPLTVLTDEGSASASEIFAGAVRDYKVGTLVGEKTFGKGVVQTMLSRSVDGFDDGTALKVTISKYYTPNGENIHHIGIKPEIEVVYPKALKEKVYDRTLDPQFKKALEIAKSKIK
- the ftsE gene encoding cell division ATP-binding protein FtsE, with protein sequence MIEFKKVTKIYDNNVIALSNVDITIEKGEFVFLVGPSGAGKSTFIKTLLKEIEPTTGSVILDKTDITKLKRNQIPYFRRKIGVVFQDFRLIDTLNIYENVAFALRVTECSPRDIKKRVPLVLDLVGLTKKHNAFPHEISGGEQQRVSLARAIVNNPTLLIADEPTGNLDPETAIGIMDILNDINKAGTTIVMATHAKNIVDSMKKRVIAIEKGILARDEQRGRYGYED
- a CDS encoding transketolase, with translation MEITVERLKAIAREVRKNIITMITESRSGHPGGSLSCVEIITTLYFNEMNVSVENKNDPDRDRFVLSKGHAAPALYSVLAEKGYFEKDELLGLRKLGSMLQGHPNMNTVPGVDMSTGSLGQGISAAVGMALAGKLDKKGYRVYSLLGDGELAEGQVWEATMSAAHYKLDNLTAFVDHNGLQIDGKVSEVMGSDPVDAKFAAFGWNTITVDGHDFVQIKNAIEEAKKTKGKPTVIICETIKGKGVSFMENEASWHGTAPSKEQCQMAINEIGGAV